In the genome of Allorhizobium ampelinum S4, one region contains:
- the trbL gene encoding P-type conjugative transfer protein TrbL yields the protein MVVVRPSRKLETAFIVVAILALATAPALAQQGSVLTTLENQVVTAAKGWETTIMNAARSLFWILAGIEIGIAAVWLAINAASLDAWFAELVRRIMFIGLFAFILDRGPALAKAVVDSLFQIGAGGGSASPANIFDAGIRVASKMSEQAKFGLWEDNALAIAAVFAMIVVVVAFSLVAAIFVAVMVEMYVGLLAGMIMLGLGGSSYTKDFAVRYLVYAFSVGMKLMALVMIAKIGSDILIGLAEAPTATSDQFITTIGIAGISVVVFIIAMYVPPIIQGVVQGASVSGGMEVIRHGGQTAAFAAGGAFLGAGAAMKGAESASSARAGGSSLAGAALRGMASCIGNAGWAAGSAAKEKAIASPGAYAGSLLGLANAKLDQTRQSGRTSAPPPPPPVNENK from the coding sequence ATGGTAGTCGTCCGCCCGTCCCGCAAGCTCGAAACCGCATTCATCGTCGTCGCGATCCTGGCTCTCGCGACCGCGCCGGCGCTCGCCCAGCAGGGCTCCGTCCTCACCACGTTGGAGAACCAGGTCGTCACCGCCGCCAAGGGGTGGGAGACGACGATCATGAACGCGGCGCGGTCGCTGTTCTGGATTCTCGCAGGGATCGAGATCGGCATCGCGGCCGTGTGGCTCGCAATCAACGCCGCATCGCTTGACGCCTGGTTCGCCGAGCTCGTTCGTCGGATCATGTTCATAGGTCTGTTCGCCTTCATCCTCGATCGCGGCCCGGCGCTCGCGAAGGCGGTGGTCGACAGCCTGTTCCAGATCGGCGCTGGCGGCGGGTCTGCCTCACCGGCCAACATCTTCGACGCCGGCATCCGCGTCGCATCGAAAATGTCCGAGCAGGCAAAGTTCGGGCTGTGGGAAGACAACGCGCTGGCGATCGCCGCGGTCTTCGCGATGATCGTGGTCGTCGTCGCGTTCTCGCTCGTCGCCGCGATCTTCGTCGCCGTCATGGTCGAGATGTATGTCGGCTTGCTCGCCGGCATGATCATGCTCGGGCTCGGCGGCAGCTCGTACACCAAGGATTTCGCGGTCCGCTACCTGGTCTATGCCTTCTCCGTCGGCATGAAGCTGATGGCGCTCGTCATGATCGCCAAGATCGGCTCCGACATTCTGATCGGGCTGGCCGAGGCGCCGACGGCGACCTCCGACCAGTTCATCACCACGATCGGCATCGCCGGCATCTCCGTCGTTGTGTTCATCATCGCCATGTATGTGCCGCCGATCATCCAGGGTGTCGTGCAGGGCGCGTCGGTCTCTGGCGGCATGGAGGTGATCCGCCATGGTGGCCAGACGGCCGCCTTCGCTGCCGGCGGCGCCTTCCTCGGTGCGGGCGCCGCGATGAAGGGGGCAGAATCAGCGAGCTCGGCGAGGGCGGGGGGCTCGTCCCTGGCGGGAGCGGCTCTTCGCGGCATGGCGTCCTGCATCGGCAATGCGGGTTGGGCAGCGGGATCGGCCGCGAAGGAGAAGGCGATCGCTTCACCCGGAGCCTATGCCGGCTCGTTGCTCGGCCTCGCCAACGCCAAGCTCGACCAGACGCGGCAATCCGGCAGAACCTCGGCGCCTCCTCCGCCTCCACCCGTCAACGAAAACAAGTAA
- the trbK gene encoding entry exclusion protein TrbK encodes MSPRILIALAVAGVIAFAAGMTVWVIAQPGGATTETSTGTSGSGAAQREHRERFFGGDLDHDVRGGQEMKPRW; translated from the coding sequence GTGAGCCCGCGTATCCTCATCGCCCTCGCCGTGGCGGGTGTGATCGCCTTCGCAGCCGGCATGACCGTTTGGGTCATCGCCCAGCCAGGCGGCGCCACGACTGAGACATCGACTGGGACGTCGGGCTCGGGTGCCGCGCAGCGCGAGCATCGAGAGCGCTTTTTCGGCGGTGATCTGGATCACGACGTGCGCGGCGGGCAGGAGATGAAGCCGCGATGGTAG
- the trbJ gene encoding P-type conjugative transfer protein TrbJ: MITAIMIPVALPLPAYAGGVTGQATEWTQLANNAELISLVGKSAEQVNNQITQISQLAEQIQNQINIYKNLLQNTAQLPNHIWGQVENDLNRLQNIVAQGQGVAFSMGNIDDVLKQRFQSFADMKSNLPDGQSFSSTYQNWSDTNRDTIAGTLKAANLTAEQFSSEESTMSSLRSMSESADGQMKALQVGHQIATQQVAQMQKLRGLVSQQMTMMGTWFQSEQAQKDLAQARREKFFNAPTNDIRGGQTMEPRW; this comes from the coding sequence ATGATCACGGCCATCATGATCCCGGTCGCTCTCCCGCTTCCGGCCTATGCCGGCGGTGTGACCGGGCAGGCCACAGAGTGGACGCAGCTCGCCAACAATGCGGAGCTCATTAGTCTCGTCGGCAAGTCTGCCGAGCAGGTGAACAATCAGATCACCCAGATCAGCCAGCTTGCAGAGCAGATCCAGAACCAGATTAACATCTACAAGAACCTGCTGCAGAACACCGCGCAGCTGCCGAACCATATCTGGGGTCAGGTCGAGAACGACCTTAACAGGCTCCAGAACATCGTCGCGCAGGGGCAGGGCGTCGCCTTTTCGATGGGCAACATCGACGATGTTTTGAAGCAGCGTTTCCAGAGTTTTGCCGATATGAAGAGCAATCTGCCGGACGGTCAGAGCTTCTCGTCGACCTATCAGAACTGGTCGGACACCAATCGCGACACGATCGCCGGCACGCTGAAGGCGGCAAACCTGACGGCCGAGCAGTTTTCGAGCGAGGAGTCGACGATGTCGTCGCTGCGCTCGATGTCGGAGAGCGCCGACGGCCAGATGAAGGCCCTGCAGGTGGGGCACCAGATCGCAACGCAGCAGGTCGCGCAGATGCAGAAGCTGCGCGGGCTCGTCTCCCAGCAGATGACCATGATGGGAACATGGTTCCAGTCGGAACAGGCACAGAAGGATCTCGCCCAGGCCCGACGCGAGAAATTCTTCAACGCGCCCACCAATGACATCCGCGGTGGCCAGACGATGGAGCCACGCTGGTGA